From one Thalassobaculum sp. OXR-137 genomic stretch:
- the rdgB gene encoding RdgB/HAM1 family non-canonical purine NTP pyrophosphatase: MAPRKLAGETLVLATHNPGKVREIGELLEPYGMTVVSAGELGLPEPEETGTTFIANAELKALAAATASGKPALADDSGFCVAALGGDPGIYSARWAGPSKDFSVAMALVHDKMVESGSDDTRAWFTCALTLAWPDGHCESVEGYVHGTAVWPPRGGKGFGYDPMFVPEGDTKTFGEGDADWKHSVSHRADAFAQLVARCFDGGSADD, translated from the coding sequence ATGGCGCCCCGCAAGCTCGCCGGCGAGACCCTGGTCCTGGCCACCCACAATCCGGGAAAGGTCCGCGAGATCGGCGAGCTGCTGGAACCTTATGGCATGACCGTGGTCTCCGCCGGAGAGCTCGGCCTTCCGGAGCCGGAGGAAACCGGCACCACGTTCATTGCGAATGCGGAACTGAAGGCGCTGGCGGCGGCAACCGCCTCGGGCAAGCCGGCGCTGGCCGACGATTCCGGGTTCTGCGTGGCCGCCTTGGGAGGCGATCCGGGGATCTACTCCGCCCGCTGGGCCGGGCCGTCCAAGGATTTCTCGGTCGCCATGGCGCTGGTCCACGACAAGATGGTGGAGAGCGGCTCCGACGACACGAGAGCCTGGTTTACCTGCGCGCTGACACTCGCCTGGCCGGACGGCCATTGCGAAAGCGTGGAGGGCTATGTTCACGGCACCGCCGTCTGGCCGCCGCGCGGCGGCAAGGGCTTCGGCTACGACCCGATGTTCGTGCCCGAGGGCGACACCAAGACCTTCGGCGAGGGCGACGCCGACTGGAAACACTCGGTGAGCCACCGGGCCGATGCCTTCGCCCAGCTCGTGGCGCGGTGCTTCGATGGCGGATCCGCTGACGACTGA
- the hrcA gene encoding heat-inducible transcriptional repressor HrcA produces MQRDSFDGTMMPSTTLAQLNERSRRIFMHVVDAYVETGEPVGSRTLSRKQGLVLSPATIRNVMADLEEAGLLFSPHTSAGRLPTDAGLRMFVDGLLEVGGDLGPEERESIDGQCAAAGRSMSEMLEEVSSTLAGLTRCAGLVVSPKNEGSLRHIEFVPLGNQRALVVLVSETGLVENRVVELPAGLPPSALVEASNYLNTRLSGRTLSEAMARIEEEIVQRKAELDDLTSRVVQAGLATWGGGPGASTLILRGQSALLHDVTALEDLERIRGLFEQLEEKESTLRLLETTGAADGVQIFIGAENQLFRNTGCSMIIAPYHDQKRSVVGAIGVIGPTRMNYARIIPMVDYTAKLIGRLLG; encoded by the coding sequence ATGCAGAGAGATTCCTTCGACGGCACGATGATGCCGTCCACCACCCTCGCGCAGCTGAACGAGCGGTCGCGCCGCATCTTCATGCATGTGGTGGATGCCTATGTTGAGACCGGCGAGCCGGTGGGCTCGCGCACCCTGTCCCGCAAGCAGGGCCTGGTGCTGTCGCCTGCCACGATCCGCAATGTGATGGCCGATCTGGAGGAGGCGGGGCTGCTGTTCTCGCCCCATACCTCGGCCGGCCGGCTGCCGACCGATGCCGGTCTGCGCATGTTCGTCGACGGGCTGCTGGAGGTCGGCGGCGATCTCGGCCCGGAGGAGCGGGAGAGCATCGACGGCCAGTGCGCCGCCGCCGGCCGCAGCATGTCGGAGATGCTGGAAGAGGTGTCGTCCACCCTCGCCGGGCTGACCCGCTGCGCCGGGCTGGTGGTCTCGCCCAAGAACGAGGGCTCGCTGCGCCATATCGAGTTCGTGCCCCTGGGCAACCAGCGCGCCCTGGTGGTGCTGGTCAGCGAGACCGGCCTGGTGGAGAACCGGGTGGTGGAACTGCCCGCCGGCCTGCCGCCCTCGGCCCTGGTGGAGGCATCCAACTATCTCAACACGCGCCTCAGCGGCCGGACGCTGAGCGAGGCGATGGCCCGGATCGAGGAGGAGATCGTCCAGCGCAAGGCCGAGCTGGACGACCTGACCTCCCGGGTGGTGCAGGCGGGTCTGGCGACCTGGGGCGGCGGACCCGGCGCTTCCACCCTGATCCTGCGCGGCCAGTCGGCGCTGCTGCACGACGTGACTGCGCTGGAGGACCTGGAGCGCATCCGCGGGCTGTTCGAGCAGCTCGAGGAGAAGGAGAGCACCCTGCGCCTGCTGGAGACCACCGGGGCGGCCGATGGCGTACAGATCTTCATCGGTGCGGAGAACCAGCTGTTCCGCAACACCGGCTGCTCGATGATCATCGCGCCGTATCACGACCAGAAACGCTCGGTCGTGGGGGCGATCGGCGTGATCGGTCCGACCCGGATGAACTACGCCCGGATCATTCCGATGGTGGACTACACCGCGAAGCTGATCGGCCGGCTGCTGGGATAG
- the rph gene encoding ribonuclease PH, whose protein sequence is MASAPTSGQTKTGSRPSGRAVDELRKVVLEPGFAKHAEGSCLARFGDTHVLCTATVEERVPSWLKGGGKGWVTAEYGMLPRSTHTRTDREAARGKQSGRTQEIQRLIGRSLRAVTDLAALGERQIRIDCDVLQADGGTRTAAITGSWVALHQAIATLKRFGAVKSDPLVDRVTAISCGIYKGVPVLDLDYAEDSDCDADANFVLTAGGGLVEVQATAEGDPFQEEAFMELLRLARKGTDELASLQLAAVG, encoded by the coding sequence ATGGCATCCGCTCCGACCTCCGGCCAGACCAAGACCGGCTCCCGGCCTTCCGGCCGCGCCGTCGACGAACTGCGCAAGGTGGTTCTGGAACCCGGCTTCGCCAAGCACGCCGAGGGATCCTGCCTCGCCCGCTTCGGCGACACCCATGTGCTCTGCACCGCCACCGTGGAAGAGCGGGTCCCGTCCTGGCTCAAGGGCGGCGGCAAGGGCTGGGTCACCGCCGAATACGGCATGCTGCCCCGCTCCACCCATACCCGCACCGACCGCGAGGCCGCCCGCGGCAAGCAGTCGGGCCGCACCCAGGAGATCCAGCGCCTGATCGGCCGCTCCCTGCGGGCGGTCACCGACCTCGCCGCCCTCGGCGAGCGCCAGATCCGCATCGACTGCGACGTGCTGCAGGCCGATGGCGGCACGCGCACCGCGGCGATCACCGGCTCCTGGGTCGCCCTGCACCAGGCGATCGCCACCCTGAAGCGCTTCGGCGCGGTGAAGAGCGATCCGCTCGTCGACCGGGTGACGGCGATCTCCTGCGGGATCTACAAGGGCGTGCCGGTGCTCGACCTGGATTACGCCGAGGACAGCGACTGCGACGCCGACGCCAATTTCGTGCTGACCGCCGGCGGCGGGCTGGTGGAAGTGCAAGCGACCGCCGAGGGCGATCCGTTCCAGGAAGAGGCCTTCATGGAGCTGCTCCGGCTGGCCCGCAAGGGCACCGACGAGCTCGCCTCGCTGCAGCTCGCCGCGGTGGGCTGA